The window CGGCCTTCGAGTCCGCGGTGTCGCTGTGCGCCTCGGCCGCCCTGCACCTCGCCGCCGAGGGCTACAGCGTCGACGTGATCGACACCGCGGGCACGCTGCTCGGCGCGCTCCGCGGACACGAGGACGACCGCGACGGCCTGCTCGTCGCACTCGCCCTGGTGACCCCGCGCGGCGAGGCCCGGGAGCTCGCGGCCCTCGTCGGCGGCACCCCGCCCGGGCCGCTCGTGTTCGTCACCGGACGCGTCGACGAGGAGGACGCGGCGCTGCTGCGTCCCGCGGGAGCCGCGGCCCCGCTGCTGTTCGCCACCGAGCCGCTGCCGGGTGCGGCCGACGCGGCACGACAGCACGGGTGGACCGTCGCCGCCCTCGGCACCGACGTCGCCGAGGCCTGGGACGACGCGCTGGCCGCGCGGAGCGGAGCGGGCGATGTTCCGCGCTGAGCAGCCGCGCGCCGCGACCCCGCCGCCGCGCACCGTGCCGCGGTGGCACCGCGACCGCGACGAACCGGATCGCGTCGTCGCCACGGGCGTGCTCGCCGCGGTCGGAGCGCTCGTGGCCATGTGGCCGTTCACCTCGGTGATCACGCCGGGGGCCTGGTCGTTCACGGTCGTGCTGATCGTGGTGGCCGTGGTGGGCACCGGGATGCTCGTCCGTCACCTCCTCCGCCGCCGGCGCGCGGGACTGGGCGACCTCGGCGCGCTGCTCGCCCAGGTCGCGGTCGCGGTCGCCGTGCTCACGCTGCTGCTCGCGGGCGACACCGCGATCCTGGGGGTCGTTCCCACCGCGACGACCCTCGCGGTGTTCCAGGGCCTGGGGGCGGCCGCTTGGGAGCAGATCGTGTTCGGCTCGGCGCCGCTCGACGCCTCCCCCGCACTGGCGGGTGCCCTCGGTGCGGGCTTCGCCGTGGTGGCGATCCTGCTCGACCACCTGGTCGCCCAGCGCTCGGCCGTGCTCGCCACCGTGCTGATCGGCGTGATCGGCGCCGTGCCGATGATCGTGACCTTCGGCGACCCGAACGTCGCCTGGTTCGTGGCCCTCGCGCTCACGGCGCTGCTGCTGTTCCGGGTCACCGCGCAGCGCGACGGCTCCTCTCCGCGCCGGAGCTCGCTGTCGGTCGCCGTCGGGGTCGGCGCGGCCGCCGTCGTCTCCGCCCTGGTGGTGACGCCCGCGCTGCCCGTCGCCCCCACCATGGCCGGCACCGGCGTCGGCGTGACCGTCGACGCGTCGCTGCGCCTCGGCGACGACCTGCGCCAGCCCAACCCGGTCGAGGTGCTCACCCTCGCCACCGACGCCGCCACCGCGCCCTATCTGCGCCTGACCACGCTGTCCCGCTTCGACGGCCGTGTGTGGCAGCCCGACCGCGGCGACCTGCAGTCGCAGGCGGACGGCTTCGGGGAGCCGGAGTGGAGCGAGGGCGTCGCGACCGAGGACGCCACCACGTCCATCCGCATCCTGCGCATGTCGAGCGCCTGGCTGCCGGTGCCGTACCCCGCCACCGACGTGTCGGGATTGAACGGGTCGTGGCGGGTGGCCCCCGAGAACCGCACGCTGTACTCGCGTCGGTCCGACGCCGCCGGCAACGACTACACCGTGAGCTCCACGCGCGTCACGCCGACGCTCGAGCAGATCCGTGCGGTCGACGCGGCCCCGCCGCTCGCGGATCCCGACATCGAGGACGTCGAGCTGCCCGGGATCATCGGCGAGCTCGCGGCCGAGGTGACCGCCGACGCGGACACCGACTACGACCGGCTCGTGGCGCTGCAGAACTGGTTCCGCGCGCAGTTCGACTACTCGCTGGAGACGCCGGTGGAGGAGGGCTTCGACGGCACCGGCGCCGACGCCGTCGCCCGCTTCCTGGAGGAGCGCTCCGGGTACTGCGTGCACTTCGCCGGCGCGTTCGCTCTGATGGCGGAGAGCCTCGACATGCGGGTGCGGATCGTGGTCGGGTACCTCCCCGGTTCGCTCACCGACGAGAAGCGCGGAGACGAGTCGATCTTCTCCGTGACGAGCGACCAGCTGCACTCCTGGCCCGAAGTCCTGTTCCCCGGCATCGGCTGGGTGTCGTTCGAGCCCACCGCGTCGCTCGGCGTCCCGACGGCGTTCCGCGCGGGCGAGGCCCAGGGCGGTGCGACCGGCGGGATCACGGAGCCCGCGCCGACCACGGCGCCGCAGACGCAGGAGACGCAGGGCCCCGACGTCGACCGGGGTGACGCGGACCCCGGGTCCGCGGGATCCGGAGAGCTGCGCCGCCTCGACCCGACCCCGGTCGCGCTCGTGACGCTCGGGGTGGTCGTGCTGCTCCTGCTCCCCGGGATCGTGCGGCTCATCGAGCGGCAGATGCGGATGCGTCGCGCGGCCCGAGGCGACGCGGCCGCCGCGTGGGCGGAACTGCGCGACACCCTGCTCGACCTGGCGCTGCCGGTGTCGGACGCCGACAGCCCCCGTGCGCGAGCCGCCGCCCTCGCGCGCGACCGTGGCGCGGACGCCACAGCCCTGCAGCGCCTCACCACCGCGGTCGAGCGCGCCAACTACGCCCGCCCCGGCGCACAGGAGACCGACGATCTCGCGGAACCCCTGCGTGCGGTGCTGTCGAGCCTGCAGCACAGCGTCGACGGCCCGACCCGGGTGCGCGCGCGACTGCTGCCGCGGTCGCTGTACGCCCCGCGCGGAGCGGATGCGGCGCTGCTGGCCTGAGCGCCCCGCGGGTGATCAGGACGCGGCGGCCTCGGCGGGGTGCGCGGCACAGCGCACGGTGTCGCAGTCGTCGCACACGACGAACTGCGCACGGCACGAGAGATCGGGGCAGTTCGCGGTGCGCTTGGTCGCGGCGCCGCAGCCCGCGCAGCGACCGATCACCCGGGCGTGATCGCTGAAGTCGACGGAACCCCGGCCGTCGAACACGTACAGCGAGCCGTCCCACAGTCCGTCGTCGCCGAACTTCTCGCCGTAGCGCACGATGCCGCCCTCGAGCTGGTACACCTCGCCGAACCCGCGGGCCGTCATCAGGCTCGACAGCACCTCGCAGCGGATGCCACCCGTGCAGTACGTCACGACGGGCTTGCCCTTCAGTTCGTCGTAGACCCCGGAGTCGAGCAGGTCCACGAAGTCGCGCGTGGTCTCGGTGGCGGGCACGACCGCGCCGCGGAAGCGCCCGATCTGCGCCTCGAGCGCGTTGCGACCGTCGAAGAACACGACCTCCTCGCCGCGCTCGGCCACGAGCTCGTGCAGCTGTTCCGGGGTGAGTCGCGCTCCGCCGCCGACGACGCCGTGCTCGTCCACGCGCAACTCGCCGGGCGCCCCGAACGACACGATCTCGTCGCGCACCTTCACGCTCAGCTTCGGGAAGTCGAGGCTGCGGCCGTGCTCGTCCAGCCCTGTGCCCTCGCTCCACTTGAGGTCGACGTCGCGGAACGGCGCGTACGACCGGAACGAGCGCGCCCACTTCTTGAGTGCGGGGAGGTCGCCACCGAGGGTGCCGTTGATGCCGTCCTTCGAGATCAGCAGTCGTCCCCGCAGTCCCAGCGCCTCGCCGAGGTCGCGCTGCCACACCCGTATCGCCTCGGGATCGGCGAGCGGGGTGAAGGCGTAGAAGAGGACGATCTTGGGGGTTGCCACCCCGGAATCCTACGTCGCCGACCTGACCGCGGCCGGGGTCAGAGGCGGTCACGTGACGTCGCGGCTCAGGAACGCGAGGCTCCCCCCGCCGACGGCCGCGAGCACCCAGGCCGCCGTCAGCCCGGCCGGGAGAAGGCCGTACAGCTGATCGCCCGTGGAGAGCCCGACGGCGGTCACGTCGAACCCGAGGGTCTGGAGGAACGCGAGCAGCGGAAGACTCGCGGCCCCGGCGCTCCAGAACAGCGCGACGAGCGTCGCGACCCCGAGCGACAGGGACGTGACGAAGAGCGCGACGAGGTGGGCCTGGACGATCATCCCGATCCCCACTCCCCACAGGCCGGCGAGGGCACCGAGCGCGAGAGTGGCGCCCACCGCCGCTGCGTCCAGGGGAATGCCGCCCATCGTGGCCCACAGCACGACGTGGCCGCCGAGGAGTGCGACGAGCGCGACGGCCGCTCCCCCGATCGCCGACGTCGGCAGCCGGACCAGAAGGACCGCCCACCGCGGCAACAGCATCAGACGCTGCGCGATGACGCCGTCGCGCCGATCGACCGTGTACCGGAACGAGCCGTAGACCGCCGCGAGAACGGCCGCGGAGGTCGCCAGGACGGTGTGGAGCGGCGCGGTGAGGGTGTCACGGACACCGGCGGGGGCATCCGCGAGCTCTGAGGGAATGCTCGCCGCGAGCGGGAGCGAGATCACGAGCGCCGCCACCGCCGCACCGAGCAGCACGAGGTCGCCGCCGACGTCGCGCGCCTGCGCACGCAGAGCCCGACCGATCACGCGACGGCCCGGCGTCCTCGCGCCCACGCGATCCCGACCAGACCGCCCGTCCACACGAGCGCGACGCCCAGCGCCGGAAGGAGGTCGAGCAACCGCCCCTGATACGCGGGGGCTCCGATCGCGGCGAGGACCATGCCGGGCGAGTACCTCGCGACCTCCGGCGCCGTCCGCAGCAGCGCGAACTCCACGGCCAGCGGATAGGCGAGGAGGATCGCCGCCGTCACGTAGTAGTTCCGGGTGATCCAGCCGATCGCACCTCCGAGGAGAGCGCCGAGGACGGCGCCGACGAGCGCGCCTCCGTACATTCCCCAGGCGTCGTCGCCGAGGACGAAGGACTGCCCCTCCCGTGTCAGGAGGATCGCGGCGGCCGCCGTCCAGAGCACGCAGATGACGAGAGAGGTGCCGACGGCGACCAGCGCCCCCGCCACGAGCTTGCCCGCGAAGGCGCGCCGGAACCCCACGGCGACGAGGGTACGGTCCATCGAGCCGTAGTAGTACTCGCGGGTGACGGTGTAGGCGCCCACGAACGCGGCCGAGAGGGCCGTCCAGGCGAGGGGCTGCAGAACCTGGAGTGTCGCGGCGGCGGGCTCGAGGCCCGCGAGGTCGAAGTGCGAGCCATCCGAGCAGAGAACGTACACCGGCAGCAGGACGGCGACCAGGAAGATCGCGAGCACGGAGAAGCCGCTCACCGAACGCAGCAGCTCGCTGCGAATCACCGACGTCACGCCGACACCCCCTCGATCAATTCGAAGTACCTGCTCTCCAGCGACTCGGCGTCGCTCGTGACGAGATCCCGCAGCGGCCCCGCGAACAGGGCGCGACGCTTGAGCACGACCACCTCATCGACCACCTGTTCGAGCTCGGGAAGCTGATGGCTCGCGATCAGCACCGTGCCGGCACG of the Microbacterium sufflavum genome contains:
- a CDS encoding transglutaminase family protein, which codes for MFRAEQPRAATPPPRTVPRWHRDRDEPDRVVATGVLAAVGALVAMWPFTSVITPGAWSFTVVLIVVAVVGTGMLVRHLLRRRRAGLGDLGALLAQVAVAVAVLTLLLAGDTAILGVVPTATTLAVFQGLGAAAWEQIVFGSAPLDASPALAGALGAGFAVVAILLDHLVAQRSAVLATVLIGVIGAVPMIVTFGDPNVAWFVALALTALLLFRVTAQRDGSSPRRSSLSVAVGVGAAAVVSALVVTPALPVAPTMAGTGVGVTVDASLRLGDDLRQPNPVEVLTLATDAATAPYLRLTTLSRFDGRVWQPDRGDLQSQADGFGEPEWSEGVATEDATTSIRILRMSSAWLPVPYPATDVSGLNGSWRVAPENRTLYSRRSDAAGNDYTVSSTRVTPTLEQIRAVDAAPPLADPDIEDVELPGIIGELAAEVTADADTDYDRLVALQNWFRAQFDYSLETPVEEGFDGTGADAVARFLEERSGYCVHFAGAFALMAESLDMRVRIVVGYLPGSLTDEKRGDESIFSVTSDQLHSWPEVLFPGIGWVSFEPTASLGVPTAFRAGEAQGGATGGITEPAPTTAPQTQETQGPDVDRGDADPGSAGSGELRRLDPTPVALVTLGVVVLLLLPGIVRLIERQMRMRRAARGDAAAAWAELRDTLLDLALPVSDADSPRARAAALARDRGADATALQRLTTAVERANYARPGAQETDDLAEPLRAVLSSLQHSVDGPTRVRARLLPRSLYAPRGADAALLA
- the trhO gene encoding oxygen-dependent tRNA uridine(34) hydroxylase TrhO encodes the protein MATPKIVLFYAFTPLADPEAIRVWQRDLGEALGLRGRLLISKDGINGTLGGDLPALKKWARSFRSYAPFRDVDLKWSEGTGLDEHGRSLDFPKLSVKVRDEIVSFGAPGELRVDEHGVVGGGARLTPEQLHELVAERGEEVVFFDGRNALEAQIGRFRGAVVPATETTRDFVDLLDSGVYDELKGKPVVTYCTGGIRCEVLSSLMTARGFGEVYQLEGGIVRYGEKFGDDGLWDGSLYVFDGRGSVDFSDHARVIGRCAGCGAATKRTANCPDLSCRAQFVVCDDCDTVRCAAHPAEAAAS
- a CDS encoding ABC transporter permease: MTSVIRSELLRSVSGFSVLAIFLVAVLLPVYVLCSDGSHFDLAGLEPAAATLQVLQPLAWTALSAAFVGAYTVTREYYYGSMDRTLVAVGFRRAFAGKLVAGALVAVGTSLVICVLWTAAAAILLTREGQSFVLGDDAWGMYGGALVGAVLGALLGGAIGWITRNYYVTAAILLAYPLAVEFALLRTAPEVARYSPGMVLAAIGAPAYQGRLLDLLPALGVALVWTGGLVGIAWARGRRAVA